In Flavobacterium hankyongi, the genomic window TTCTTTACCGTATTTCCAAAGTTTTGAACGATAATTTAAGTCACAGGAAATTTTTAAACCTAACTGATGAGCAGTTTTAATTGCTTTAAGACATTCTTTTGCTGCCTTTTCTGATAGGGCAGGAGTGATGCCGCTCCAGTGAAACCAATCTTTTTTTTCGAATATTTTCGCCCAATCAAATGTGTTTTCTTCAATAGTAGCTATAGCACTATTAGATCGATCATAGACTACGTTACTACCTCTGTTTCCTACTCCAGTTTCTAGAAAATAAATACCTAATCTATCACCGCCTAGTTGAATGTTACTCATCCCTACATTCATTTTTCGAATTTCTTGTAAAGCAGCATGACCTATTTCATTATCTGGAATTCGAGTAACAAATTCTGCTTCGATACCATAGTTAGCCAGTGAAACAGCAACATTAAATTCGCCTCCACCATAATTTGCTGAAAATGTTTTAGCTTGAGAGAAACGTTGATTACTCTCAGTAGACAAACGCAACATTATTTCGCCAAAGGTGACTACTTTACTCATTTGATTTTACTTTATGTTTAAAAATCGTTTTTAATTAGTTCCTGCTTAGAAATTGAAATATTCTTTTGCATTGTTATAGCTTATGTCTGCTACAATTTTACCAATCCAATCCATATCATTAGGTAATTCTCCACGTTCAATTTCATCACCAAAAAGATTACACAAAATACGTCTGAAATAGTCATGTCTAGGAAAAGAAAGAAAGCTTCTAGAATCTGTGAGCATACCAATGAAACAGCTTATTAGACCCATATTAGAAAGTGCATTCATTTGTTTAATCATGCCATCTTTTTGGTCTAAAAACCACCATCCTGAACCAAATTGGACTTTGCCTTTAACACTTCCATCATTAAAATTACCAATCATTGTAGCCATAACTTCATTATCTGCTGGGTTGAGGTTATAAAGAATGGTTTTTGTTAGTTTGTCTTTACTGTCTAAAGCGTTTAAAAAGTTGGATAAGTTTTTAGCTTGAGGATAGTCACTAATAGAGTCCCAACCTGTATCAGGACCTAAAAGTTTGTGCATTCTAGAATTGTTATTTCGTAACGCTCCTAAATGAAATTGCTGAATCCATCCATATTCATGATAGGTTTCACAAAGGAAAACTAATACAGCGCTTTGAAACTTTCGGCCTTCTTCATTGCTAATAAATTGATTGTTTTTTTTCTTTTGTAGAATTTGGTTTACCTCATTTTCTGTATATTTTTCAAAATGAATTTGATCCAAACCATGGTCAGAGAGTTTACAACCATTTTGATGAAAATATTCAATTCTGTTTTTAAGTGCTTCACATAAGTTAGTAAAACTATTTATTGCTATGCCTGATGTATAAGCAAGTTTATCAAGGTAGGCGATATAGTCTTCATTTTCTATTAAGATTGCTTTATCAGGACGAAATGCCGTTCTTACTTTAATTTCGAAATTACTCTTAGATAATTGTTGGTGATATTCTAATGAATCAATAGGGTCTTCTGTAGTACAAACGACCTCAGCATTTACTTTGCGAAGTAAATTTTGTGTACTAAATGAAGCAGAGTTTATTTTTTCAGAAGCTTGATTGTATATTTTTTCGGCTGAATTTTCATTTAATAAATCATAAATATCAAAGTATCTAGCTAATTCTAAATGAGTCCAATGATACAGAGGGTTACGCATGGTGTAAGGTACTGTTTTACCCCACTGTAGGAATTTATCTTTATCTGCCGCTTGCCCAGTAATAAAAGTTTCATTTACTCCTAGAGTGCGCATTGCTCTCCATTTATAGTGGTCACCGTTAATCCAACCTTGAGTGATGTTTTCAAATATTGTGTTTTCGGCTATTAGTTTAGGTGATAAATGATTATGGTAATCTATTATAGGCTGATTTTTAGAGTAGTTATGATACAATTCTTCAGCATATTTGTTTTCTAAAAGGAAATTATCGTGTATAAAATTATTTTTCATTTTTACTCTTCATTATAAGGTTTACCTATTGTGGCTAAAATTCCTCCATCTACATATATAATTTGCCCATTAACAAAATCACTAGCTTTTGAAGCCAAAAAAACAGCAGTACCAGCTAAATCTTCGGGATTTCCCCATCTTGCTGCTGGAGTTCTGTTAATTATGAAGTCGTTGAAAGGGTGATTGTCAACACGAATAGGAGCCGTTTGTGAGGTTGCGAAATATCCCGGTCCTATTCCGTTGACTTGTATGTTATGTTTAGCCCATTCGGTGGCTAAATTTTTGGTCAGCATTTTTAAACCTCCCTTAGCAGCAGCATAAGCAGACACACTATTTCTTCCCAGTTCACTCATCATTGAGCAAATATTAATGATTTTACCTTCTTTGCGTTCAATCATTTGTCTTCCTACAAGTTGTGCCATTATGAATGGACCCACTAGGTCAACATCTATCACTTTTCTGAAATCAGCAACTGGCATTGTAGTAGCTAATTCCCTTTTTATAATTCCTGCATTATTAACCAGAATGTCTATTTGACCTATTTCTTTCGATATAATTTCTACTTGTTTTGCCGCTTCAATTTCATTCGTAACATCAAATAAATATCCTTTGGCACTATATCCTTTAGATAGATAATACGAGATAGCTTCCTCCATTTTAGAGGGTGTTGTCCCTGTGATCACTAAATTTGCCCCTGCTTGTGCTAAACCTTCGGCAATAGCCATTCCTAGTCCATGAGTACCACCAGTGATTAATGCATTTTTATTAGATAAGTCAAATAGTTTCATGTGTATTATTTTAATTCATTAGGTGCACAGATATCCATATCTCCATAGTCAAGGTTTTCACCAGCCATTCCCCAAATGAATGAGTAGCTTGAAGTAGCCGAACCCGAATGTATTGACCATTCAGGAGATAATACTGCTTGGTGGTTTTGCATGAAAATATGTCTTGTTTGTTGAGGTTCACCCATAAAATGTGCTATGGTTTGCCCTTCTTCTAAATCAAAATAAAAATAAGCTTCCATGCGTCGACTATGCGTGTGTGCTGGCATTGTGTTCCAAACATTTCCTGGTAAAAGTTCAGTTAACCCCATTTGTAATTGACAAGTAGTTACGACACTATTCACAATGAGTTTGTTTATAATTCTTTTGTTCGCAAACTTTTCTTCACCCAAATGAACTATTTCAGCATTTTCTTTCGTGATTTTTTTATTTGGAAAGTGGCTGTGTGCGGGTGCTGAATTGATATAAAACAAAGCGGGTTTTTTTTGTGTACTTGAAAAAAGTATTTCTTTAGCCCCTTTGCCTATATAGAGTGCTTCTTTTTTTTCTAGTTCGAAAATTTCTCCATCTACAGAAACAATTCCCTTTTCACCTACATTGATAACACCAAGCTCGCGTCTTTCTAAAAAATATTCTGATTTGAGGTATGGAATTGTATCTAGTTTAATAGTGGATTTTACTGGCATGATTCCCCCAACAATATATCTATCATACATTGAATACACTATGTTGATTTCATCAGTTGTAAATAGTGTTTCGATTAAAAAGTGAGCTCTGAGTTTTTCTGTATCATAAGATTTAACATCTTCAGGATGAGCAGAATATCTTAATGAATAGTTGATCATTTTTTTTGTAATATTAAATAGTAACTTTATTAAATCTAGGGACTAAAAAGTGCATTATAATCCAAGCACTTAGGTAAGCTAGGCCACAAATAACAAACATGATGTAGTAACCAATTTCTATTTGACCAATACTTTCATAGTACACAAATAGTTTTTTTTGAATTAAGGCAGAGAGTAAAATACCTCCTAAACCACCAAACATACCGCCAATTCCTGTTACTGATGCTGTCGTGTTTTTTGGGAACATATCTGAAACTGTGGTAAAAATATTAGCACTCCAAGCTTGATGTGCAGCTGCTGCTATACCAATAACAATTACGGCAAACCACATGTTAATATTTCCTAGAATTTGTGAAAATATGATTGGGATAACTAAAAAAGCATAGATCAGCATACTCTTTTTTCTCGCCATAAAAGATGACATTCCGTTGTTAATAAGGAACATTGGAAGCCAACCTCCGCCGATACTTCCAAAACTACTTATTATATATACTAATGCAACTGGAAGTGCAACTTCTGTGCCTTTGAGATGATATTGTTTGTCCAGAAAATCTGGCAACCAAAATAAATAAAACCACCAGATTGGATCTGTAAGAAGTTTACCTAAAGCAAATGCCCAAGTTTGTTTGAATTTGAATAAGCTTAACCAAGAAAAGTTTTGGTTTTCTGAACCACTATTATCCTCTTCAGAATTCTCTTCGCTTGAAAGGATGTAATCGTATTCTTCTTTAGTTAGTTTAGCCTGTTTTGTTGGAATTTCATAATAAATAAACCATAAAATTAACCAAATAAAACCAACGGCTCCTGTGAGAATAAAAGCCCATTGCCATCCCCATTTTTCAGCAATAAAAGGAACGGTTAATGGTGCAACAATTGCGCCTATGTTACTCCCTGAGTTGAAAATACCAGTTGCAAGCGCTCTCTCTTTTTTTGGAAACCATTCCGCGGTTGCTTTGATGGCGGCAGGAAAGTTCCCTGCTTCTGTAATTCCTAGAAAGATTCTAGCAACACTAAAGCCAAATGTTCCAGTGGCAAAAGCATGGCATATTGCAGCAATACTCCAGAGCGTTGTTGCTAATGCATAACCTATTTTTGTTCCTAATTTATCGATCACTTTCCCTGCAAAAGTCATTCCTAATGCATAAGCGATTTTAAAAGCTATTTCAATATTGGCATAGTTTTTAATGGCTTCCTCTTCATTCCAATTGAATGCCGATGTCAAGTAAGGTTTTAATAGACTTATTACAGCTCGGTCAAGATAATTAACTGTTGTGGCAAAAAAAATGAGTCCACAAATAGTCCACCTGTATTTTCCAATTTTACTCGTCATATTTTTATTTTAGATTACACAAAAATAATCTTTGTAATCGATTACACAAATATTTTTAAATAATAATTATTCGAAACGAATTAAATTTATTTTAAAATCTAATCGTTTAAAATTTTATTTATGTAAAAAAAGTGCTAATTAATTAGGAATACTGCTTTCTTGAAAGGTTTGTGTTAATAGTAGGATGGAGATTTTAAATTTACGCAAAAAACAAATTCTTGTTATTATTTTGATTATTTATAATTGTATTTGTCTTTCTATTTGTTGATCAAGAGAGATAAAAGTTTCTGTTCTTGAAACTCCTTCTATTGCTTGAATTTTAGTGTTCAATAAATGCATTAAATGTTCGTTATCACGACAAATGATTTTGATGAGGATACTCCAGTTTCCTGTGGTATAATGGCACTCTAAGACTTCGGGTATTTTACGCAATTCTTTTACTGCTTCAGGATTTCGAGCTGCTTTATCCAAATATATTCCAACGAAAGCCATAGTGCTGTAGCCTAATACTTTGTTGTTTACAGTAAATTTTGATCCTGAAATTACTTTAGCTTCTTCTAACTTTCTAAGCCGTTGATGAATTGCAGCACCTGAAATTCCTATTTTACTAGCAATTTGAAGAATTGGTTTTCGTGCATCTTCCATTAAATCTCTCAGAATTACTTTATCTATTCCGTCAATTTCAATTTGTAACTGATTAATTTTCATTTTAAAAAAATTGTTAGCTAAATATACACTTTTTCTTCTTTCGCTAACGATTTCATAACAATTATGTTTTTGGAAACGTAAAAATTGCACAATAAATATTTTTTCTTACCGTTTCATAATCAACCTACTATATGTTTAACCTAAATCTACTACAAATGATGAATCTTAAAAATTTGTCATGGGTTGTAATTTGTTTTTTTACAGTTACATCTTTCATGGCGCAGGAAAATCAAGTTTCAACAACCGCAATTGGAAACCAATTTAATACTATTTTAGAAAAATCAGAAAGCTATAGAGATCTTAAAATTGTCAAGGGGCAATTGATACAAAATTTAAAACGAGATGTTTTGAGTTCAATTTCTAAAATCGAAAATGACCTTTTGAGTTCTAAAGCAGTTTTGAATCAAAAAAGTGAAGAAATTTCTACCCTTAAAGAAAAGTTGGGCAAAACAAACGCTGTTTTATCGTCATATACAAATAAAGGTCCTACAATCACTTTTCTAGGGATTGAGTTTAATAAAAGTTTTTTCAATTCTTTTTTGAGTTTTATTTTACTGGGATCTATTGTTTCTGTAGTTTTTTTCTTTTTTCAATTTAAGAAGATGAATTTAGCGACAAAGCACTCTAAAAGTGTTTTAAATGATTTAGAAGAAGAATATCAGTCTTACAAAAGAAGCGCAATTGAACGTGAACAAAAAATTAGCCGACAATTACAAGACGAGTTAAATAAGCAGAAGAAAAATCAAACAATTGCAGTTGCTTGATAAAAAAAGACCTGCTCTATTTAGAAGCAGGTCTTTTTACAAAAAGTGTAAGTATTAATTGTATCCTTTATAAGTAACTTCTTTTTCATGGAAAATTACCCCGTATTCTTCTAATTCTTTTAGAATTGGTTCATATACTTCTTTTTTAATTGGAAGTTGGACTCCTGGAGTTTTTATGTTTCCATGTAAAATTTGTAAAGTAGCCATAGCAACTGGTAAGCCAACAGTTTTTGCCATGGCTGTATATGTTTGATCATCTCCAATACAAACCATAGTGGCATCGATTTGTTTACGTTCTCCATTAAGCTCGTATCCAAATTTATGATACATTACTATCATGTCTTTGTCATGTTCTTTAAGTGTCCATGAATCGGTAAGAATTTTTTCCAAAGCTTGAGCTGGAGTTGCGTTTTTTAAACCAATTTTCTTGTCATCATTAAATAAGTCTAATTCAACTAATTTATCCCACATCACATCATCCTGGTCAATTTTTAATTGATGACGTAACTTAATTTCAACAGAATCAGTAGGGTGATATGGTAAAAATAAATTCACAAATCCGCGGTAACTCATATGTTCAGAATCATCAATTACATAAGTATCATCAGTCATACCTAATTGTACAAACATATCCCAAGCTTTTGAATACCCCACACGGCGAATTGTACCTCTA contains:
- a CDS encoding sugar kinase, which encodes MSKVVTFGEIMLRLSTESNQRFSQAKTFSANYGGGEFNVAVSLANYGIEAEFVTRIPDNEIGHAALQEIRKMNVGMSNIQLGGDRLGIYFLETGVGNRGSNVVYDRSNSAIATIEENTFDWAKIFEKKDWFHWSGITPALSEKAAKECLKAIKTAHQLGLKISCDLNYRSKLWKYGKEPFEVMPQMLKYCNVILGDIDTAFFMLGIDKVNPDYENDEQLKKYYSNITDLCPNLETIATTLRYSINASHQKIGGVLFNNNKIYEAPITDVTNVVDRVGTGDAFMGGLLYSLIKTSDNLQRSIEFAVAACSLKHTIVGDYNLATLAEIEKIVNGDNSGKVSR
- the uxaC gene encoding glucuronate isomerase; this encodes MKNNFIHDNFLLENKYAEELYHNYSKNQPIIDYHNHLSPKLIAENTIFENITQGWINGDHYKWRAMRTLGVNETFITGQAADKDKFLQWGKTVPYTMRNPLYHWTHLELARYFDIYDLLNENSAEKIYNQASEKINSASFSTQNLLRKVNAEVVCTTEDPIDSLEYHQQLSKSNFEIKVRTAFRPDKAILIENEDYIAYLDKLAYTSGIAINSFTNLCEALKNRIEYFHQNGCKLSDHGLDQIHFEKYTENEVNQILQKKKNNQFISNEEGRKFQSAVLVFLCETYHEYGWIQQFHLGALRNNNSRMHKLLGPDTGWDSISDYPQAKNLSNFLNALDSKDKLTKTILYNLNPADNEVMATMIGNFNDGSVKGKVQFGSGWWFLDQKDGMIKQMNALSNMGLISCFIGMLTDSRSFLSFPRHDYFRRILCNLFGDEIERGELPNDMDWIGKIVADISYNNAKEYFNF
- a CDS encoding gluconate 5-dehydrogenase — protein: MKLFDLSNKNALITGGTHGLGMAIAEGLAQAGANLVITGTTPSKMEEAISYYLSKGYSAKGYLFDVTNEIEAAKQVEIISKEIGQIDILVNNAGIIKRELATTMPVADFRKVIDVDLVGPFIMAQLVGRQMIERKEGKIINICSMMSELGRNSVSAYAAAKGGLKMLTKNLATEWAKHNIQVNGIGPGYFATSQTAPIRVDNHPFNDFIINRTPAARWGNPEDLAGTAVFLASKASDFVNGQIIYVDGGILATIGKPYNEE
- the kduI gene encoding 5-dehydro-4-deoxy-D-glucuronate isomerase, yielding MINYSLRYSAHPEDVKSYDTEKLRAHFLIETLFTTDEINIVYSMYDRYIVGGIMPVKSTIKLDTIPYLKSEYFLERRELGVINVGEKGIVSVDGEIFELEKKEALYIGKGAKEILFSSTQKKPALFYINSAPAHSHFPNKKITKENAEIVHLGEEKFANKRIINKLIVNSVVTTCQLQMGLTELLPGNVWNTMPAHTHSRRMEAYFYFDLEEGQTIAHFMGEPQQTRHIFMQNHQAVLSPEWSIHSGSATSSYSFIWGMAGENLDYGDMDICAPNELK
- a CDS encoding MFS transporter, with the protein product MTSKIGKYRWTICGLIFFATTVNYLDRAVISLLKPYLTSAFNWNEEEAIKNYANIEIAFKIAYALGMTFAGKVIDKLGTKIGYALATTLWSIAAICHAFATGTFGFSVARIFLGITEAGNFPAAIKATAEWFPKKERALATGIFNSGSNIGAIVAPLTVPFIAEKWGWQWAFILTGAVGFIWLILWFIYYEIPTKQAKLTKEEYDYILSSEENSEEDNSGSENQNFSWLSLFKFKQTWAFALGKLLTDPIWWFYLFWLPDFLDKQYHLKGTEVALPVALVYIISSFGSIGGGWLPMFLINNGMSSFMARKKSMLIYAFLVIPIIFSQILGNINMWFAVIVIGIAAAAHQAWSANIFTTVSDMFPKNTTASVTGIGGMFGGLGGILLSALIQKKLFVYYESIGQIEIGYYIMFVICGLAYLSAWIIMHFLVPRFNKVTI
- a CDS encoding Lrp/AsnC ligand binding domain-containing protein; the encoded protein is MKINQLQIEIDGIDKVILRDLMEDARKPILQIASKIGISGAAIHQRLRKLEEAKVISGSKFTVNNKVLGYSTMAFVGIYLDKAARNPEAVKELRKIPEVLECHYTTGNWSILIKIICRDNEHLMHLLNTKIQAIEGVSRTETFISLDQQIERQIQL